The sequence below is a genomic window from Halarchaeum grantii.
GATAGAGGTCCGATTGGGACCGTGCGCTCTCTCGCTCGATACTCGAACCGCCCGTGAACGTATCGTTGGCTTCTGACATGGATGCGCTCGTTAGTACGACTCACCCGACCCCGAGGAGACGCGGGGGTCGACTTTGCTGTAGGTCAGGTCGGCGAACAGGATACAGATGACGACGGCGACCGTGATGGTGATGAAGATACCCATCATGAGCGGGTAGTCCCGCGCGTTGATCGCCGTCAGCAGGTAGTAGCCGAGTCCCGGGTACGCGAAGATCTGTTCGAGAATGACGGAGCCACCGAACATGAACCCGATGGAGATCATGAACTGCGTGTACAGCGGGAGCACGGCGTTGCGGCCGACGTAGCGGGTCGCGATCCGACGCCCGGAGACGCCGCGAAGGTGGGCGACGCGGATGTACTCCTCACCGATCTCCTTGATCGCGTTGCCGCGCATCCCGAGCGAGATACCCCCGAAGCCAGTGATGACGAGCGAGAGGATGGGGAGGATCGAGTGCTCGATGATGCTCCCGATGTACGCCACCGAGAACGAGGCCTCCATGCCGGACGCGACGTTGCCCGAGGCCGGGAGGAGGGAGAGCTGAATCGAGACGACGTAGACGAACAGGAGCGCGGCGATGAAGTACGGCACCGAGTTGAGGAACATCGAGACCACCGTCGAGCCGTTGTCGAACCACGACCCCTCCTTGTACGCCATCACGGCGCCGAGGACGATGCCGATGGCGAACGTGAGGATGATGGAGGTCGTGAGCAAGAAGAGCGTCCACGGGGCGGACTGGAGGATGATGTCCGCGACCGGTTCACCGTACCAGATCGAGCGCCCGAGGTCGCCCTGCGCGAGACTCGAGATGTAGTACCACAACTGCATCCAGATCGGCTCGCCCGGGTGAATGTTCATGTACTCCGCCGCGAGCGACTGGAGCTCGCTCATGCTGATCTGGTTTCCCGTGCGGGACTGCATGAGTTTCGCACGGAGGTAATCGACCGGGCCACCGGGCATCGCCCGGACGAGGAGGAAGGTGAGTACGACCACGGATAAGACCGTGAGAATCGACTGGCCGACTCGCCTGACTATGTATCGCATGGATTACTGTGTGACATCATTATTGTAGTGTCATATAGATTGTGGTCTTTAATGCAAGACGGCGCGGCGATGGCGGTCGGTGACGCCGCGACGGCGCCGTAGACCGGTGAAAAGCGGAGAAGCGTCGCAGTCGTCGCGTCGGCGTTCAGTTGGTCTTCTCGTTCAGTTGGACTTCCCGTTCATGAGGCCCATGCGCGGGAACCACCACTGCGGCCACTTCGCCTGCCACGCGGCGTCGTCCTTGGCGGGCTCCCAGTTCCAGTCATCGCTGGTCATCCACGCGGTGTCGTTGATCTCGAGGATGGGGAGCATCGGGATGAACTGGTTAGCGACCCACGCGAACTCCGTGATCGCCTCCTGGAGGTTCTCCTCGGAGGCGTTCCGGACGTTCTGGAAGAGCTGGAGGACGTCGACGCTCTGCAGTTCGCCGTCCGGTTCGCCGACGGGCGGGACCTCCACCTCCGTCGGCTTGAAGTTCATCTTGTACACCTTGTCCGCGAGCGGGCGGAACCACTGGCCGAAGGTGTACCACGGGTTGTCGCGACCGAGCGTCCACCCGGTCGCCGCAGTGACGTAGTTCCCCTCGAGGTAGTGGTTGGGGTAGTAGGACGTCGAGTCGATCATCTTCACCTCGGAGTCGATGCCCTCGTCAGTGAGCAGGCTGGAGATCGTCTGGTAGATCGGATGCCAGTCCGTGTAGCCCGACGGGACCTTGATCGGCATCGAGAGCTGCGTCCCGTCGGGGCGCATCCACTTGCCGCCCTGCTTCGTGTAACCCTCCTCGCGGAGGAGGCGCCGGCCGCGCTCGGGGTTCTGATACCGGTGGAGCTGTTCCTCGCCCTCGTCAGTGACCCAGCGCGTCCAGCGGTCGGTCTGCTCGTTCTGCCCGTTGATGTTGCCGACGAGACCGCTCGGCGCCTGCACGGGGACGCCGAACTCCCCGTAGTTGCGCGAGACGAGGTCGCGGTCGATGAGTTCGGCGATGGCCTGACGGACGCGGATGTTCCCGAAGTCCTCGTGTCCGCAGTTGAACGGGAGGGCCTGCCCCCAGAGCGCGGGGATCTGGTTCGTCAGGATGCCGTCGTTCTGTTTGGCCTGGCTGAGGACGGACTGGGGCGGCGTGAAGTTGCGCACCATGTCGATGTCCCCCTCGGGAGCCATCCCGAGGACGACGCTCGCGGTGTCCGTCGAGGCGCGGATGACGTCCCAGTAGTCGAAGTTGATCTGGTCCGCGTCCGGGTGGTGCTCGTAGAGCTCCATCCGGAGCCGGTTCGAGGAACGGGAGACGAACTTGAAGGGGCCGTTCCCGAACGGCTCATCGAAC
It includes:
- a CDS encoding ABC transporter permease translates to MRYIVRRVGQSILTVLSVVVLTFLLVRAMPGGPVDYLRAKLMQSRTGNQISMSELQSLAAEYMNIHPGEPIWMQLWYYISSLAQGDLGRSIWYGEPVADIILQSAPWTLFLLTTSIILTFAIGIVLGAVMAYKEGSWFDNGSTVVSMFLNSVPYFIAALLFVYVVSIQLSLLPASGNVASGMEASFSVAYIGSIIEHSILPILSLVITGFGGISLGMRGNAIKEIGEEYIRVAHLRGVSGRRIATRYVGRNAVLPLYTQFMISIGFMFGGSVILEQIFAYPGLGYYLLTAINARDYPLMMGIFITITVAVVICILFADLTYSKVDPRVSSGSGESY
- a CDS encoding ABC transporter substrate-binding protein, with product MTSSNHSSDDSSRASSGIDRRELMRRAGMAGAGAGMVSIAGCGGQNDDGTTTQGTTGSSDGSGGSGVADDSFANYVTANPTNWQFNHFNFTQPFSHPMQTDMLQRWVISTNEFSDYAVSIDEFDGQNERAVLSVRDGLTWHNGDPGDPVTGEDLMAWFVCHAAVNSTVAGLYNANDIEVTGDRQIELPLDGSVNESIFRQSLNNFWLNVPYHRYGEYVERFMDATSDEERNSVRTDLRSASFDEPFGNGPFKFVSRSSNRLRMELYEHHPDADQINFDYWDVIRASTDTASVVLGMAPEGDIDMVRNFTPPQSVLSQAKQNDGILTNQIPALWGQALPFNCGHEDFGNIRVRQAIAELIDRDLVSRNYGEFGVPVQAPSGLVGNINGQNEQTDRWTRWVTDEGEEQLHRYQNPERGRRLLREEGYTKQGGKWMRPDGTQLSMPIKVPSGYTDWHPIYQTISSLLTDEGIDSEVKMIDSTSYYPNHYLEGNYVTAATGWTLGRDNPWYTFGQWFRPLADKVYKMNFKPTEVEVPPVGEPDGELQSVDVLQLFQNVRNASEENLQEAITEFAWVANQFIPMLPILEINDTAWMTSDDWNWEPAKDDAAWQAKWPQWWFPRMGLMNGKSN